A genome region from Mesorhizobium sp. B2-1-8 includes the following:
- a CDS encoding hemolysin family protein, giving the protein MLYVEIATVVVLICVNGLLSMSELAIVSSRPARLKAMIDRNVKGAGRALALGSNPGKFLSSVQIGITLVGVLSGAFSGATLGQRLAQSLASTGVRENIADPLGVGIVVAIITYASLIIGELVPKQIALRDPERVAVRAAPAMTILATVSAPLVFLLDISGRALLWLLGQHGESEEKVTDEEIRMLVAEAEHHGTIESDERRMIAGVMRLGDRAVRAVMSPRTDVDWINLQSDETTIRKLLMDTQHSRLPAGDGGVDAMIGVIQTRDVLAALLGGRALDPRKYVRAAPIVHDQADALDVLQKLKESDVPMALVHDEYGHFEGIVTPADILEAITGVFRSDLEAGEEENAVQRDDGSWLLAGYMQADEMAEVLGIDLPENRDYETVAGYVLSHMHHLPATGECVDAQGWRFEVVDLDGRRIDKLIATRLPSGHREVAR; this is encoded by the coding sequence ATGCTATACGTTGAAATCGCCACCGTGGTCGTCCTCATCTGCGTGAACGGCCTTCTGTCGATGTCCGAACTCGCCATCGTCTCATCGCGGCCGGCTCGCCTGAAGGCGATGATCGACCGCAACGTCAAAGGCGCCGGCCGCGCTTTGGCGCTTGGCTCCAATCCCGGCAAATTCCTGTCCTCCGTGCAGATCGGCATCACGCTGGTCGGCGTGCTCTCGGGCGCCTTTTCCGGCGCCACGCTCGGCCAGAGGCTGGCGCAATCCCTGGCTTCGACAGGCGTCCGCGAGAACATCGCCGATCCGCTCGGCGTCGGCATCGTCGTGGCCATCATCACCTATGCCTCGCTGATCATCGGCGAACTGGTGCCCAAGCAGATCGCGCTGCGCGATCCCGAGCGGGTCGCGGTGCGCGCGGCGCCGGCAATGACCATCCTCGCCACCGTCTCGGCCCCTCTGGTCTTCCTGCTCGATATTTCGGGCCGTGCCCTGCTCTGGCTGCTTGGCCAGCACGGCGAAAGCGAGGAAAAGGTCACCGACGAGGAGATCAGGATGCTGGTCGCCGAGGCCGAGCATCACGGTACCATCGAATCCGACGAGCGGCGCATGATCGCCGGCGTCATGCGGCTTGGCGACCGCGCCGTGCGCGCCGTCATGTCGCCGCGCACCGATGTCGACTGGATCAACCTGCAGTCCGATGAAACCACGATCCGCAAGCTTCTGATGGACACCCAGCATTCGCGCCTGCCCGCCGGCGACGGCGGGGTGGACGCCATGATCGGCGTCATCCAGACGCGCGACGTGCTGGCCGCGCTGCTCGGTGGCCGCGCACTCGACCCGCGCAAGTATGTGCGCGCGGCTCCCATCGTGCACGACCAGGCCGATGCGCTCGATGTGCTGCAGAAGCTGAAGGAGAGCGACGTGCCGATGGCGCTGGTGCATGACGAATACGGCCACTTCGAGGGCATCGTCACCCCCGCCGACATTCTGGAAGCCATCACCGGCGTCTTCCGCTCGGACCTCGAGGCCGGCGAGGAAGAAAACGCCGTTCAGCGCGACGACGGCTCATGGCTGCTTGCCGGCTACATGCAGGCCGACGAGATGGCCGAGGTGCTGGGCATCGACCTGCCGGAAAACCGCGACTACGAGACCGTCGCCGGCTATGTGCTGTCGCACATGCACCATCTGCCGGCGACCGGCGAATGCGTCGATGCTCAGGGCTGGCGCTTCGAGGTGGTCGACCTCGACGGCCGCCGCATCGACAAGCTGATCGCCACCCGCCTGCCCAGCGGCCACCGCGAGGTGGCGCGCTGA
- a CDS encoding LssY C-terminal domain-containing protein: MSQQSLRRRLTIWLAALLAAYVALAYVAAPEFWTFRDRGFRDQRFEMVTHTRQGIPGDPINVGLVGTEKELVHAFAVAGWDTADAVTLRTAIDIGESVLFSRPYPDAPMSRLLFEGRAQELAFEKPVGDSADRRHHVRFWQTDTVGDDGRPLWLGAASFDRGVGLSHDTGAITHHIGPDIDAERDFMIGDLSASGLLLSTSDLAGIGPTKTGRNGGRDPYFTDGKAIVGVLKQLP, encoded by the coding sequence ATGAGCCAACAAAGCCTTCGACGACGCCTGACGATATGGCTTGCCGCGCTATTGGCCGCCTATGTGGCGCTCGCCTATGTCGCCGCGCCGGAATTCTGGACATTCCGTGACCGCGGCTTTCGCGACCAGCGCTTCGAGATGGTCACCCACACGCGGCAAGGCATTCCCGGCGACCCCATCAATGTCGGCCTGGTCGGTACGGAGAAGGAGTTGGTGCACGCTTTCGCTGTCGCCGGCTGGGACACCGCGGACGCCGTCACATTGAGGACCGCCATCGATATCGGCGAGAGCGTTCTGTTTTCCCGCCCCTATCCCGACGCACCGATGAGCCGCCTGCTGTTCGAGGGCCGCGCCCAGGAACTCGCTTTCGAAAAGCCGGTCGGCGACAGCGCCGACCGGCGCCACCACGTCCGCTTCTGGCAGACGGATACGGTCGGCGACGATGGAAGGCCGCTCTGGCTGGGTGCTGCCAGCTTCGACCGCGGCGTCGGCTTGAGCCATGACACGGGCGCCATCACCCATCATATCGGTCCCGACATCGATGCCGAACGCGACTTCATGATCGGCGATCTGAGTGCCTCCGGCCTGCTGCTCTCGACCAGCGACCTAGCGGGCATTGGCCCCACCAAGACCGGCCGCAATGGTGGCCGCGACCCTTATTTCACCGATGGCAAGGCGATCGTCGGCGTGCTGAAGCAATTGCCATGA
- a CDS encoding extensin family protein, producing MAGTFRAVFLAAACQLKPAALLAASLALAAVSACNTGSVLSLQPAVDVGSQTAAVPQYTGLQRLVPSNPYMTQAAYPRMDEPMSPLEQMPASETDCRQQLKRLDVAYTDLAPIHEGQCGIDYPVKVSAIGSVQMKPAATLTCDMAATFAAWTKNELVPSARWRYFSGVKTIHQGSSYSCRNIAGEGVLSEHGKGNALDVMSIELNNGDDIDVRKPGLFAFRTRGFLNNVRADGCQYFTTVLGPGYNYDHRNHFHFDIKNRKSGYRACR from the coding sequence ATGGCCGGCACATTTCGCGCCGTTTTTCTCGCCGCCGCGTGCCAATTGAAACCTGCTGCATTGCTGGCCGCCAGCCTTGCACTGGCCGCGGTTTCGGCCTGCAACACCGGCAGCGTGCTGTCGTTGCAGCCTGCCGTCGATGTCGGCTCGCAGACCGCGGCCGTGCCGCAATATACGGGCCTGCAGAGACTAGTTCCGTCCAATCCCTATATGACGCAGGCCGCCTATCCGCGCATGGATGAGCCGATGTCGCCGCTCGAGCAGATGCCGGCCAGCGAAACCGATTGCCGCCAACAGCTGAAGCGCCTCGATGTCGCCTACACCGACCTGGCGCCGATACATGAGGGCCAGTGCGGCATCGACTATCCGGTCAAGGTCTCGGCCATCGGCAGCGTCCAGATGAAACCCGCAGCGACGCTGACCTGCGACATGGCCGCCACCTTCGCCGCCTGGACGAAGAACGAACTCGTTCCCTCAGCCCGCTGGCGTTACTTCTCCGGCGTCAAGACCATCCACCAGGGCTCGAGTTACTCCTGCCGTAACATCGCCGGTGAAGGCGTGCTGTCCGAGCACGGCAAGGGCAACGCGCTCGACGTCATGAGCATCGAACTCAACAATGGCGACGACATCGACGTGCGCAAGCCCGGCCTGTTCGCCTTCCGCACGCGAGGCTTCCTCAACAATGTGCGCGCCGACGGCTGCCAGTATTTCACCACGGTGCTTGGCCCCGGCTACAATTACGATCACCGCAACCATTTCCACTTCGACATCAAGAACCGCAAGAGCGGTTATCGCGCCTGCCGCTGA
- a CDS encoding extensin family protein: protein MEQPLTQRADQPLKQRGKRQLRARARQHLTPNPAPLKTQDPRPSADVPVPEPRPAATPKVDAPKPQDQNTEGPKSGGAPDLPKDEEAHRKSLTPPEPPAETESEPEPPAVVPIPTPKPGTTTPEPQPPAVAPQPTPKPADAGDEEKMLPDPRSAALPADKMPEEEVACRERLKTLGVEFEEHKAESNPEIGCSIPYPIVLKSLGKSIAISPGAELNCPMAEAAARFAADVIQPAAKAEFGADLKSIGQASAFVCRPRNGTRKLSEHAFGNALDIASFTLSDGKTIEVGLAPPEEDAKFLDAVRKAACGPFKTVLGPGADADHALHFHLDLEARRHGGTFCQ from the coding sequence GTGGAGCAGCCGCTGACTCAGCGGGCCGATCAGCCGCTGAAACAGCGAGGCAAGCGGCAGTTGAGAGCGCGGGCCAGGCAGCATCTGACGCCAAATCCGGCACCGCTGAAAACGCAGGATCCTCGGCCATCCGCCGATGTTCCGGTGCCCGAGCCACGTCCGGCGGCCACTCCAAAGGTAGACGCTCCAAAGCCGCAAGATCAGAACACTGAAGGCCCAAAGAGCGGCGGAGCGCCCGATCTGCCCAAGGACGAAGAGGCCCATCGGAAAAGCCTGACACCACCCGAACCACCAGCCGAAACGGAAAGCGAGCCGGAGCCGCCAGCCGTGGTGCCAATACCGACGCCAAAGCCCGGCACCACGACGCCCGAGCCTCAGCCGCCGGCCGTCGCCCCGCAGCCGACGCCAAAACCGGCGGACGCGGGCGACGAGGAGAAGATGCTGCCCGATCCACGCTCGGCCGCTCTTCCCGCAGATAAGATGCCGGAGGAGGAAGTCGCCTGCCGCGAGCGCCTGAAGACGCTCGGGGTCGAATTCGAGGAGCACAAAGCCGAAAGCAACCCCGAAATCGGCTGCTCGATCCCCTATCCCATCGTGCTGAAGTCGCTTGGCAAGTCGATCGCCATTTCCCCCGGCGCCGAGCTCAACTGCCCGATGGCCGAGGCGGCGGCGCGTTTTGCCGCAGACGTGATCCAGCCGGCGGCAAAGGCCGAATTCGGCGCCGACCTGAAATCGATCGGCCAGGCGTCGGCCTTCGTCTGCCGGCCGCGCAACGGCACGCGCAAACTTTCGGAACATGCTTTCGGCAACGCGCTCGACATCGCCAGCTTTACCCTGTCCGACGGCAAGACGATCGAGGTCGGGCTGGCGCCGCCGGAAGAGGACGCCAAATTCCTCGACGCGGTGCGCAAGGCTGCCTGCGGCCCGTTCAAGACGGTGCTCGGCCCCGGCGCCGATGCCGACCACGCGCTGCATTTTCATCTCGACCTGGAGGCTCGCCGGCACGGCGGCACGTTCTGCCAATAA
- a CDS encoding DUF3775 domain-containing protein, translated as MQRRLEKDWDLTIGPDTVRLFILKAKALSAAVNEDYADGAEHEVEFDGDGHDNHHHDGLAEESSENLTEEELRELINDLNVDEAAELIALAWVGRGDYDASEWAEAVTAARERANKRTAKYLLGMPLLADLLEEGLEAIGA; from the coding sequence GTGCAGCGGCGGCTTGAAAAGGACTGGGATCTCACGATCGGCCCCGACACCGTGCGGCTGTTCATTCTCAAGGCCAAGGCGCTGAGTGCGGCCGTCAACGAGGACTATGCCGACGGCGCCGAACACGAGGTCGAGTTCGACGGCGACGGGCATGACAACCACCACCATGACGGCCTTGCCGAGGAAAGCTCGGAAAACCTCACCGAGGAAGAGCTGCGCGAGCTGATCAACGACCTCAATGTCGACGAGGCCGCGGAGCTGATCGCGCTGGCCTGGGTCGGCCGCGGCGACTACGACGCTTCGGAATGGGCCGAGGCGGTGACCGCGGCGCGCGAGCGGGCCAACAAGCGCACGGCTAAATACCTGCTCGGCATGCCGCTGCTCGCCGACTTGCTGGAAGAGGGACTGGAAGCGATCGGCGCGTAA
- a CDS encoding tetratricopeptide repeat protein, giving the protein MHKRVLIQAASALVALQFLAVPAFAAGSSGGSDQTVTQCKKGEVWDKKKQKCVPPKEGMLDDDSIYDAGHALAMAGRYDEAISVLVLAANKQDPRILNYLGYSHRHSGRVTVGLGYYEEALRIDPNYTLVREYLGEAHLQIGDLAGAQQQLTEIEKRAGKGSREYGMLSEQIEHFMRS; this is encoded by the coding sequence ATGCATAAAAGAGTGCTGATCCAGGCGGCGAGCGCGCTTGTCGCCCTGCAGTTCCTTGCCGTGCCGGCGTTTGCCGCCGGCAGCAGCGGTGGCAGCGACCAGACTGTCACCCAGTGCAAAAAGGGCGAGGTCTGGGACAAGAAGAAGCAGAAATGCGTGCCGCCCAAGGAAGGCATGCTGGACGACGACAGCATCTATGATGCGGGCCATGCGCTGGCGATGGCCGGCCGCTATGACGAGGCGATCTCGGTTCTCGTTCTTGCCGCCAACAAGCAGGATCCGCGCATCCTCAACTATCTCGGCTACTCGCACCGCCATTCCGGCCGCGTCACCGTCGGCCTCGGCTATTACGAGGAAGCGCTGCGCATCGACCCGAATTACACGCTGGTGCGCGAATATCTCGGCGAGGCACATCTGCAGATCGGCGACCTGGCCGGCGCCCAGCAGCAGCTGACCGAGATCGAAAAGCGCGCCGGCAAGGGTTCGCGCGAATACGGCATGCTGTCCGAGCAGATCGAACATTTCATGAGAAGCTGA
- the greA gene encoding transcription elongation factor GreA, whose translation MNKVPMTGEGFASLKEELRWRQQEERPRIIEAISEARSHGDLSENAEYHAAKEAQSLNEGRVNELEDYIARAEVIDVTKLSGDKVKFGATVVLVDEDTEEKKTYQIVGDQEADVKSGRISISSPIARALIGKEVGDAIEVNAPGGARGYEIVRVQFI comes from the coding sequence ATGAACAAGGTCCCGATGACAGGCGAGGGGTTCGCGTCATTGAAGGAAGAACTGCGCTGGCGCCAGCAGGAAGAGCGGCCGCGCATCATCGAGGCGATCTCCGAGGCGCGCTCGCATGGCGACCTGTCCGAGAATGCCGAATATCATGCAGCGAAAGAGGCGCAGAGCCTCAATGAGGGCCGCGTCAACGAACTCGAAGATTATATCGCGCGCGCCGAGGTGATCGACGTCACCAAGCTCAGCGGCGACAAGGTCAAGTTCGGCGCCACCGTGGTGCTGGTCGACGAGGACACCGAGGAAAAGAAGACCTACCAGATCGTCGGCGACCAGGAAGCCGACGTGAAATCCGGCCGCATCTCGATTTCTTCGCCGATCGCGCGTGCGCTGATCGGCAAGGAAGTCGGCGACGCCATCGAGGTCAACGCGCCGGGTGGTGCACGCGGGTACGAGATCGTTCGGGTGCAGTTTATCTAG
- the waaC gene encoding lipopolysaccharide heptosyltransferase I, whose protein sequence is MKVLIVKTSSMGDVIHTFPALEDARRARPDIAFDWCVEEAFAGIVALHPAIGTIHTVAIRRWRKNLFDTYTWREAAALRRTLRECRYDLVIDAQGLLKSALVARQARAPIAGFDRPSAREPSATLFYDIAYAVPRKLHAIERTRRLFGLALGYRPDLSTLDSGIVAPAGTIAASDGKTAFLLHGTSREDKKWPVEDWIETARLLVERGMTPITTWSNEREKAVAEAIAKAVPSTVVLPKSPLADVAAILGHSTLVIGADTGLTHLASAFGLPTVAVFLATEPGLTGPRGQYASTLLAAPGARVTPAEAMAEAERLMALKTQAKM, encoded by the coding sequence ATGAAGGTGCTGATCGTCAAGACCTCGTCGATGGGCGATGTCATCCACACCTTTCCGGCACTCGAGGATGCCCGCCGCGCACGGCCCGATATCGCTTTCGACTGGTGCGTGGAGGAGGCGTTTGCCGGCATTGTCGCCCTGCATCCGGCGATCGGCACCATCCACACGGTGGCGATAAGGCGCTGGCGCAAGAACCTTTTCGACACATACACCTGGCGCGAGGCGGCGGCCTTGCGCCGAACTTTGCGCGAATGCCGCTACGATCTCGTCATCGATGCGCAAGGCCTGCTGAAGTCGGCCCTGGTGGCAAGGCAGGCGCGTGCGCCGATCGCCGGATTCGACCGGCCGAGCGCGCGCGAACCCTCGGCCACGCTGTTCTACGACATCGCCTACGCCGTGCCGCGCAAGCTGCACGCCATCGAGCGGACAAGGCGGCTGTTCGGGCTGGCGCTCGGCTATCGGCCCGATCTTTCGACGCTCGACTCCGGCATCGTTGCGCCGGCGGGCACGATCGCGGCCAGCGACGGCAAAACCGCCTTCCTGCTGCACGGCACCAGCCGTGAGGACAAGAAATGGCCGGTCGAGGACTGGATCGAAACCGCCCGCCTGCTGGTCGAGCGCGGCATGACGCCGATCACCACCTGGTCGAACGAACGTGAGAAGGCGGTGGCCGAAGCGATCGCCAAGGCCGTGCCATCCACGGTCGTGCTGCCGAAGTCGCCGCTGGCCGACGTCGCCGCCATCCTCGGCCACTCGACGCTGGTCATCGGCGCCGATACGGGATTGACCCACCTCGCCAGCGCCTTCGGCCTGCCGACGGTGGCGGTATTTTTAGCGACGGAGCCGGGTTTGACCGGGCCGCGTGGGCAATATGCGTCGACGCTGCTGGCAGCGCCCGGCGCGCGCGTGACGCCGGCGGAGGCAATGGCGGAAGCGGAGAGGCTGATGGCTCTCAAAACCCAGGCTAAGATGTAG
- the waaF gene encoding lipopolysaccharide heptosyltransferase II yields MAESPTILVIGPRWVGDMVMAQCLFSALKELHPNAAIDVLAPAWAAPLVKRMPEIRQQIDFPLQPGALEFSHRRRFGRLLRGRYDMAYVLPGSWKSALIPFFARIPRRFGNLREMRYGLLTDIVPLPDAVKRRTAQAYFGLAQGGRFRAPRLAVEPKNQAALLDRFDLAPREFVALMPGAEFGPAKRWPSESYAGLAREFMGKGFKVALFGSKNDRDVTAEIAALAPGVVDLAGQTRLEDAIDLIAAARLAVSNDSGLMHVAAAVGTPIVAVYGSTSPENTPPLAERRELIWLGLSCSPCHRKICPLGHLNCLKTLEVRQVAAAADRLLELPAAA; encoded by the coding sequence ATGGCTGAAAGCCCAACGATCCTCGTGATCGGCCCACGCTGGGTGGGCGATATGGTGATGGCGCAGTGCCTGTTCTCGGCGCTGAAGGAACTCCATCCCAACGCCGCGATCGATGTGCTGGCGCCGGCCTGGGCGGCACCACTGGTCAAGCGCATGCCCGAAATCCGCCAGCAGATCGATTTTCCGCTGCAGCCCGGCGCGCTCGAATTCAGCCATCGCCGCCGCTTCGGCCGCCTGCTGCGCGGCCGCTACGACATGGCCTACGTCCTGCCGGGCAGTTGGAAGTCGGCGCTGATCCCGTTCTTTGCCCGCATTCCGCGCCGTTTCGGCAATCTGCGCGAAATGCGCTACGGTCTGCTGACCGACATCGTGCCGCTGCCCGATGCCGTGAAACGGCGCACCGCTCAGGCCTATTTCGGGCTTGCCCAGGGCGGCCGTTTCCGCGCGCCCCGGCTAGCCGTGGAGCCGAAAAACCAGGCCGCCCTGCTCGACCGTTTCGATCTGGCGCCGCGGGAATTCGTGGCCCTCATGCCCGGCGCCGAGTTCGGTCCGGCCAAGCGCTGGCCAAGTGAAAGCTATGCCGGCCTTGCCCGCGAATTCATGGGCAAAGGCTTTAAGGTCGCCCTGTTCGGTTCGAAGAACGACCGCGATGTGACGGCGGAGATCGCAGCCCTTGCCCCCGGTGTCGTCGACCTCGCCGGCCAGACGCGGCTGGAGGACGCCATCGACCTGATCGCCGCGGCAAGGCTCGCGGTCTCCAATGACAGCGGGCTGATGCATGTCGCGGCCGCCGTCGGCACCCCGATCGTTGCCGTCTACGGCTCGACCTCGCCTGAAAATACACCGCCGCTGGCGGAGCGGCGCGAACTGATCTGGCTTGGCCTGTCCTGTTCGCCCTGCCACCGGAAAATCTGTCCGCTCGGCCACCTCAACTGCCTGAAGACATTGGAAGTCCGGCAAGTCGCCGCGGCGGCCGACCGGCTGCTGGAACTTCCGGCCGCTGCATGA